Proteins encoded by one window of candidate division KSB1 bacterium:
- a CDS encoding nitroreductase family protein, translated as MIDLLRRRRSVRRFERRPIEEEKRQILAEALLRAPSSRDRRPLRFTFVDEPELLKQLSRAKRHGSAFMAGAPLAVVILADEAVSDVWIEDSSIAAILLQMTALSLGLGSCWVQIRLREHDSQQSAEDYVHAVLGIPASLRVGCIVAIGYPAESPHPIPFEKLEFERIHRNRLT; from the coding sequence ATGATCGATCTGTTGCGTCGGCGGCGCAGCGTGCGACGCTTTGAGCGCCGACCGATCGAAGAGGAAAAGCGGCAGATATTAGCCGAGGCGCTGCTGCGCGCGCCGTCTTCGCGCGACCGTCGGCCTCTCCGGTTCACTTTTGTGGATGAACCGGAGCTGTTGAAGCAATTAAGTCGTGCGAAGCGGCACGGTTCCGCTTTTATGGCCGGCGCACCTCTGGCCGTCGTCATCCTCGCCGACGAGGCGGTTTCCGATGTCTGGATTGAAGACAGCTCCATCGCCGCCATCCTGTTGCAGATGACGGCGCTTTCGCTTGGACTGGGCAGCTGTTGGGTGCAAATTCGTCTGCGGGAGCACGACTCGCAGCAGAGCGCCGAGGACTATGTGCATGCAGTATTGGGCATACCGGCAAGCCTGCGCGTCGGCTGCATCGTCGCGATCGGTTATCCGGCGGAATCACCGCACCCTATACCTTTCGAAAAACTCGAGTTCGAGCGAATTCACAGAAACCGCCTGACTTGA
- a CDS encoding SMP-30/gluconolactonase/LRE family protein, whose amino-acid sequence MKRMVFTVLFVLHLQLTAADFRTVGKIERLSPNLDKLLPADAVIEVLAEGFDWSEGPVWVKDGGYLLFNDIPQNTCWRWDEERGLSIYLRPAGYALGDNPPGRELGCNGLYIHPQTGRLVLCDHGNRCIAQLNTENWTKSVLADRFEGKRFNSPNDLVISRSGHIYFTDPPYGLKDLNANPTKELPFSGVFHLAPDGRISLVTKELPFPNGIHLSPDEKTLYVANSGQEAIWMAFDVAEDGSTSNGRIFYDAGELRRAGRWGGCDGMTVDQYGNLWATGPGGVLILSPKAELLGIIAVGEATSNCCFGGPDGSSLFITADMLLCRVKTKVKGAGF is encoded by the coding sequence ATGAAACGAATGGTTTTTACTGTTCTTTTTGTCCTCCACCTACAACTGACGGCTGCCGATTTTCGCACCGTCGGCAAAATCGAGCGCCTTTCGCCCAATCTGGATAAGCTGTTGCCGGCAGATGCCGTCATTGAAGTGCTCGCCGAAGGCTTTGACTGGAGCGAGGGTCCGGTTTGGGTCAAAGACGGCGGTTATCTCTTATTCAACGATATTCCGCAGAACACCTGCTGGCGCTGGGACGAGGAGCGCGGCTTGTCGATTTATCTGCGTCCCGCCGGTTATGCGCTGGGCGACAATCCGCCGGGACGTGAACTCGGCTGCAATGGTCTCTACATCCATCCGCAGACCGGTCGGCTGGTACTCTGCGATCACGGCAACCGCTGTATTGCTCAGCTTAACACCGAAAACTGGACAAAAAGCGTTTTGGCGGACCGATTCGAAGGCAAGCGCTTCAACAGTCCGAACGACTTGGTGATCAGCCGCAGCGGACACATTTACTTTACCGATCCGCCGTACGGACTCAAAGACCTTAACGCCAACCCGACTAAAGAGCTGCCCTTCAGCGGCGTCTTTCATTTGGCGCCGGACGGCAGAATTTCGCTGGTGACCAAAGAGCTGCCCTTTCCCAACGGCATTCATCTTTCGCCGGATGAAAAGACCTTGTATGTGGCGAATTCCGGACAGGAAGCAATCTGGATGGCTTTCGATGTTGCCGAGGACGGCAGCACCTCGAACGGTCGAATCTTTTACGATGCCGGCGAGCTGCGCCGCGCCGGCCGATGGGGCGGCTGCGACGGCATGACCGTCGATCAGTATGGAAACCTATGGGCGACCGGTCCGGGCGGCGTGCTGATTCTTTCGCCGAAAGCGGAACTGCTCGGCATCATTGCCGTCGGTGAAGCGACTTCCAACTGTTGTTTCGGCGGCCCGGATGGAAGCAGTTTATTTATTACCGCCGACATGTTGTTGTGCCGCGTCAAGACCAAGGTGAAAGGCGCCGGTTTTTGA
- the mvk gene encoding mevalonate kinase, translating into MARASFRVSAPGKLMLLGEHAVLHGSHCLVCGVSQRLSIIVTPRQDRRLIIRSALGNYEATLDSVSPSPQFRFILAAVNQFPQPLTTGLELEVHSDFSADVGLGSSAAVTAAVGAALCQLTLKNVERQKVFDFGLQVIRSVQGTGSGADLAASVFGGVLLYRAEPFTCERLDNLYPISVVYSGAKTPTTQVIARVEESRRRFSELFDAIFGIMDKSALWAAEAIRADDWRTFGELLNLNQGLMDAIGVSNARLAQIVYALRAQPGILGAKISGSGLGDCVVGLGDAGVDCGYEVLPIQMSREGIRID; encoded by the coding sequence ATGGCGCGCGCCTCGTTTAGGGTCTCTGCACCCGGCAAGCTGATGCTGCTGGGAGAACACGCCGTGCTGCATGGCAGCCACTGCCTGGTCTGTGGCGTATCGCAACGACTTTCGATCATCGTTACGCCGCGCCAGGATCGCCGGTTGATCATTCGTTCGGCTTTGGGAAACTATGAGGCGACGCTCGACAGCGTAAGCCCCTCACCGCAGTTTCGCTTTATCCTGGCCGCTGTTAACCAATTTCCGCAGCCCCTTACGACGGGCCTCGAACTCGAGGTCCATTCCGATTTTTCGGCGGACGTCGGTCTCGGCTCATCAGCTGCGGTGACTGCTGCAGTCGGCGCCGCCCTCTGTCAGTTGACCCTGAAGAATGTCGAAAGGCAAAAAGTGTTTGACTTTGGGTTACAGGTCATCCGCAGCGTTCAGGGAACCGGTTCAGGCGCCGATCTGGCTGCCTCAGTTTTTGGCGGCGTTCTTCTCTACCGCGCCGAGCCGTTTACATGCGAACGGCTGGACAATCTCTATCCGATCTCTGTGGTTTATTCAGGTGCAAAAACCCCGACCACGCAGGTCATTGCAAGGGTGGAAGAAAGCCGCCGTCGTTTCTCCGAGTTGTTCGATGCAATTTTCGGCATCATGGACAAGAGTGCGTTGTGGGCTGCGGAAGCGATCCGTGCCGACGATTGGCGGACCTTCGGCGAGCTGCTGAATTTGAACCAGGGACTGATGGACGCCATCGGCGTGAGCAACGCCCGCCTGGCGCAGATCGTCTACGCGCTGCGCGCGCAGCCGGGAATTTTAGGCGCAAAAATCAGCGGGTCCGGATTGGGCGACTGCGTCGTCGGATTAGGTGATGCCGGCGTCGATTGCGGCTATGAGGTTCTGCCCATTCAAATGAGTCGGGAGGGCATACGAATTGACTAA
- the mvaD gene encoding diphosphomevalonate decarboxylase: protein MTKQETVRALIGDRLQPKNSRAEAFAPVNIALCKYWGKRNEELNLPMNGSLSVSLGRLGTRTRLSITEGGDEVILNGRKLAQEESFARRVSAYLDLFRPPNAGFRIETENTIPTGAGLASSASGFAALAMALNRLFGWELDGRALSILARLGSGSAARSVFTGFVEWFAGERKDGLDSYAAPLSIEWPELRIGAVVLSAVAKPIGSTAGMKQTVRTSLFYRLWPQRAENDLAELKRAIAARDFQLLGTIAEANALAMHATMIDSRPPVFYWLPETISAFQTVWRLRQDGVGIYFTIDAGANVKLLFLAHNLNVVRAAFPQAEIIEPFASIEIGKEQP from the coding sequence TTGACTAAGCAGGAGACCGTACGGGCGTTGATCGGCGACCGCCTGCAGCCGAAAAACAGCCGAGCCGAGGCCTTTGCACCGGTCAATATTGCCCTGTGCAAATATTGGGGAAAACGGAATGAAGAGCTCAATCTGCCGATGAACGGCAGTCTGTCGGTTTCGCTCGGCAGATTGGGAACGCGGACACGCCTCTCCATTACGGAGGGCGGCGACGAGGTGATTTTAAACGGGCGAAAATTGGCGCAGGAAGAGTCTTTTGCCCGCCGTGTCTCGGCTTATCTTGATCTTTTTCGACCACCAAACGCAGGTTTTCGCATTGAAACGGAAAACACCATTCCCACAGGCGCCGGCCTGGCCAGTTCGGCGTCGGGTTTTGCCGCGCTGGCGATGGCCTTGAATCGGCTTTTCGGCTGGGAATTAGACGGGCGTGCGCTTTCCATTTTGGCGCGCTTGGGAAGCGGCAGCGCCGCCCGTTCGGTGTTTACCGGCTTTGTCGAATGGTTCGCCGGCGAGCGGAAAGACGGTCTGGACAGCTATGCCGCGCCGTTATCGATAGAGTGGCCGGAACTGCGCATCGGAGCCGTTGTCCTTTCCGCCGTTGCCAAGCCGATCGGTTCCACGGCCGGGATGAAGCAGACCGTGCGCACTTCACTTTTTTATCGGCTTTGGCCCCAGCGCGCTGAAAATGATCTGGCCGAATTAAAACGCGCGATTGCCGCACGCGATTTTCAGCTCTTGGGAACGATCGCGGAAGCGAATGCTTTGGCCATGCATGCAACCATGATCGACTCGCGACCGCCGGTTTTCTACTGGCTTCCTGAAACCATTTCTGCCTTTCAAACCGTCTGGCGACTGCGGCAAGACGGCGTCGGCATTTATTTCACTATCGACGCCGGTGCCAACGTCAAACTGCTCTTTCTCGCGCACAATCTCAATGTTGTTCGTGCCGCGTTTCCCCAAGCCGAAATCATTGAACCGTTTGCATCCATTGAAATTGGAAAGGAGCAGCCATGA